A genomic stretch from Setaria italica strain Yugu1 chromosome VII, Setaria_italica_v2.0, whole genome shotgun sequence includes:
- the LOC101785990 gene encoding uncharacterized protein At4g22758 translates to MPPLAPAPHGDKSGSGGRQRQETAAAVARQRSASFHGRGPAEQRHQLQQKQRPKTLPDLLAGVRRASFRSVSPPRGGGGGGETGRRTPSKVLVSVAVQRSMWPLHVMASAEWTVADLVAAAVALYVKEGRRPLLPSADPAAFGLHYSQFSLESLDPKEKVMELGSRSFFLCPKSSAAGQAASSSSSDGVSGVSTVASGKAPAWLNYMQFWPMM, encoded by the exons ATGCCTCctctggcgccggcgccgcacggCGACAAGAGCGGCTCCGGTGGCAGGCAGCGccaggagacggcggcggcggtggcccgGCAGCGGTCGGCGTCGTTCCACGGCCGCGGGCCGGCGGAGCAGCGGCACCAGCTGCAGCAGAAGCAGAGGCCCAAGACGCTGCCGGACCTGCTCGCCGGCGTGAGGAGGGCTAGCTTCCGCTCCGTCTCCCCGCctcgtggtggcggcggtggcggcgagaccgggaggaggacgccgagcaAGGTGCTGGTGAGCGTCGCGGTGCAGCGGAGCATGTGGCCGCTGCACGTCATGGCGTCGGCGGAGTGGACCGTAGCCGACCTggtggcggccgccgtggcgCTCTACGTCAAGGAAGGCCGGCGGCCGCTGCTGCCGtccgccgacccggccgcctTTGGCCTCCACTACTCCCAGTTCAGCTTGGAGA GTCTGGACCCAAAGGAGAAGGTCATGGAACTGGGCTCCAGGAGCTTCTTCCTATGCCCGAAATCTTCAGCTGCCGGCCAGGCtgcttcgtcgtcgtcctctgaTGGAGTAAGCGGGGTCAGCACGGTGGCGTCAGGGAAAGCACCGGCTTGGCTGAACTACATGCAGTTCTGGCCGATGATGTAG
- the LOC106804446 gene encoding uncharacterized protein LOC106804446, with amino-acid sequence MAIFSSAHLALRRSLAAAPRAASLGEGLRQASDGYVTRRLLHGQLLPRCFTSDAFGPNKNFPPSGRDFAAEWKPHQNLNEFNFVRQNLRSNTQVNFNNADNGGTMSKTAGGEKPSNLGGRFQFPASRMFSEREQYSQKKRDFIHVLLKKNKTFVTVTDASGNKKTGASAGCLEDRKGRSRLSRYAAEATAEHVGRSARKMGLRSVVMKVKGISFFKKKKKVILGFREGFRGERVRDQSPIMYIHDVTQLPHNGCRLPKQRRV; translated from the exons ATGGCCATCTTCTCATCCGCccacctcgccctccgccggTCGCTAGCGGCGGCGCCACGAGCTGCATCTCTTGGGGAGGGCCTTCGGCAAGCCTCAGATGGATATGTCACGCGAAGGCTGCTCCACGGCCAGCTCCTCCCGCGCTGCTTCACCTCGGATGCATTTGGACCGAACAAG AATTTCCCGCCTTCTGGGCGTGACTTTGCTGCAGAATGGAAGCCACATCAGAATTTGAACGAATTCAATTTTGTGCGTCAGAATCTACGTTCTAATACACAGGTCAACTTCAATAATGCAGATAATGGTGGGACAAT GTCGAAGACAGCTGGTGGAGAGAAACCTTCCAACCTTGGGGGGCGCTTTCAATTTCCTGCTTCACGTATGTTTAGTGAACGTGAACAATATTCACAGAAGAAGAGAGATTTTATCCATGTCTTACTGAAGAAAAATAAGACCTTTGTGACGGTGACAGATGCTAGTGGCAATAAAAAGACTGGAGCCTCTGCTGGTTGTTTGGAGGACAGAAAAGGGCGGTCTCGTCTCTCTCGATATGCTGCTGAAGCAACCGCCGAACATGTCGGGCGGTCTGCCAGGAAGATGGGTTTAAGGTCCGTTGTCATGAAAGTGAAAGGAATTTCTtttttcaagaagaagaagaaggtgatcTTGGGCTTTAGGGAAGGCTTCCGAGGGGAAAGAGTTAGAGATCAATCTCCTATCATGTACATCCACGATGTCACCCAACTTCCACATAATGGCTGCCGACTCCCAAAACAACGCCGGGTTTAG
- the LOC101752507 gene encoding arogenate dehydratase/prephenate dehydratase 6, chloroplastic, which produces MAAASMIRAPVGQNPRLACHAQGRGGGVVRCSLQGAVVGGRTEWQSSCAVLSSKVAALGAHSINVHAAPAAAPAPTQNGAAVLDLVPVSSINGGAASKNLPQPLRISDLSPAPMHGSQLRVAYQGVPGAYSEKAAGKAYPGSDAIPCDQFEVAFQAVELWIADRAVLPVENSLGGSIHRNYDLLLRHRLHIVGEVQLPVHHCLLALPGVRKERLTRVISHPQALAQCEHTLTAMGLNVVREAFDDTAGAAEYVAANGLRDTAAIASSRAAELYGMEVLADGIQDDSGNVTRFVMLAREPIVPRTDRPFKTSIVFAHDKEGTSVLFKVLSAFAFRDISLTKIESRPHRHRPIRLVDDANVGTAKHFEYMFYVDFQASLAEPRAQNALAEVQEYTSFLRVLGSYPMDMTPMTAGSSTISSSDSSPSS; this is translated from the coding sequence ATGGCTGCAGCGAGTATGATCAGGGCGCCGGTCGGTCAGAATCCGAGGCTCGCGTGCCACGCccaggggaggggcggcggcgtggtccgGTGCTCGTTGCAGGGCGCGGTCGTCGGCGGCCGGACAGAGTGGCAGAGCAGCTGCGCGGTGCTGTCCAGCAAAGTGGCCGCGCTCGGCGCGCACTCCATCAACGTCCAcgccgcgcccgcggcggccccCGCGCCGACGCAGAACGGGGCGGCGGTGCTGGACCTGGTCCCCGTGAGCAGCAtcaacggcggcgccgccagcaAGAACCTGCCGCAGCCGCTGCGCATCTCGGACCTGTCCCCGGCGCCGATGCATGGGTCGCAGCTTCGCGTGGCGTACCAGGGCGTGCCGGGCGCGTACAGCGAGAAGGCGGCCGGGAAGGCGTACCCGGGCAGCGACGCCATCCCCTGCGACCAGTTCGAGGTGGCGTTCCAGGCCGTGGAGCTCTGGATCGCGGACCGCGCCGTGCTCCCCGTGGAGAACTCCCTGGGCGGCAGCATCCACCGCAACTACGACCTGCTGCTCCGGCACCGGCTCCACATCGTGGGCGAGGTGCAGCTCCCCGTGCACCACTGCCTGCTGGCGCTCCCGGGGGTGCGCAAGGAGCGCCTCACCCGCGTCATCAGCCACCCGCAGGCGCTGGCGCAGTGCGAGCACACGCTCACCGCCATGGGCCTCAACGTCGTCCGCGAGGCCTTCGACGacacggccggcgccgccgagtaCGTCGCCGCCAACGGCCTCCGCGACACCGCCGCCATCgcgtcctcccgcgccgccgagcTGTACGGGATGGAGGTGCTGGCCGACGGCATCCAGGACGACTCCGGCAACGTCACCCGCTTCGTGATGCTGGCCAGGGAGCCCATCGTGCCGCGCACCGACCGCCCCTTCAAGACCAGCATCGTCTTCGCGCACGACAAGGAAGGGACCTCCGTCCTCTTCAAGGTGCTCTCGGCCTTCGCCTTCCGCGACATCTCCCTCACCAAGATCGAGAGCCGGCCGCACCGGCACCGGCCCATCCGCCTCGTCGACGACGCCAACGTCGGCACCGCCAAGCACTTCGAGTACATGTTCTACGTCGACTTCCAGGCGTCCCTCGCCGAGCCCCGCGCGCAGAACGCGCTGGCCGAGGTGCAGGAGTACACCTCCTTCCTCCGGGTGCTCGGGAGCTACCCCATGGACATGACCCCCATGACCGCCGGATCCTCCACCATTTCCTCATCCGATTCCTCGCCGTCATCCTGA